A genomic region of Zea mays cultivar B73 chromosome 6, Zm-B73-REFERENCE-NAM-5.0, whole genome shotgun sequence contains the following coding sequences:
- the LOC100278573 gene encoding uncharacterized protein LOC100278573 precursor produces the protein MDSRYITLCIFLVLVLHGDTTLAETCKQFPKWSPLCFSAICKASCFIEGKFSDGYYVKGHRCCSTGYEYVCNCLLCKN, from the exons ATGGATTCAAGATATATCACCCTATGCATCTTTCTTGTACTTGTCTTACATGGAGATACAACTTTGGCAG AAACCTGCAAGCAGTTTCCTAAATGGAGTCCACTCTGCTTTAGTGCAATTTGCAAGGCAAGTTGTTTTATAGAGGGAAAGTTCTCCGATGGTTACTATGTAAAGGGGCATAGATGTTGTTCAACTGGATATGAATACGTGTGTAATTGTCTTTTGTGTAAAAATTAG